GGACGTGGCGTACGGAGCGATCTCGGCAATGCTCGCATTCGGCCTGTTGATGCTGTTTCTCATCGGCAAGGTTCCGCAGCCGCCGGTCCAGAAAGACCGCCACCCGATCCACCGGGTAATCGACGGATTCGCCTACGTGCGTGACAATCGACTCGTGCTGGCGGCAATCACGCTCGACCTGTTCGTAGTTCTCCTGGCCGGTGCGACCGCCTTGCTCCCGGTGTTTGCGCGCGATATCCTGCACGTTGGCGCGGACGGGTTTGGTCTGCTCGCAGCCGGTATGGGGATCGGTGCCGCTTCAGGATCGATCTGGTTCTCGATCAAGCCGATGAAGACCGAAGTCGGCCTGAAGATGCTGTTCGCGGTGATCGTGTTCGCACTGGCGATCCTCACATTCGGGCTATCGCGCAACTTCTGGCTGAGTTTCGGCGCTCTGGTCGTTGCCGGCGGGGCCGACATGGTATCTGTCTACGTCCGGCAATCGCTCATCCAGTTGCACACGCCCGACGAAATGCGCGGGCGGGTCGGTGCCGTCTCGATGCTGACTATTTCGGCATCCAATGAGCTGGGAGAGGCCGAATCGGGCATCATGGCCTCTATCCTCGGTCCGGTCGGTGCCGTAGTGTTCGGTGGGGTCGCGGCAATTGGTATCACTATTGCGTGGGCGAGGCTGTTTCCCGAGCTGCGCCATGCCCGCACGTTCGATCCGAAGGATCATGCACACACTGCGACCAACTAGGAGGCCATTTCGATGAAAGCCGACAGCGTTCTCGCCACGATAGGCAACACCCCGCACATCCGCCTTTCGCGCCTGTTCCCCGACCACGAAGTGTGGGTGAAGAGCGAGCGGACCAACCCCGGTGGGTCGATCAAGGACCGGATCGGCATTGCCATGATCGAGGCGGCGGAAGCAGCAGGGCAATTGAAGCCGGGTGGCACGATAGTAGAGCCGACCAGCGGCAACACCGGGATTGGTCTCGCGATTGCGGCCGCGGTCAAGGGCTACAAGCTGATCCTCGTCATGCCCGACAGCATGAGCGTCGAGCGGCGACGTCTGATGCTGGCCTATGGCGCGCAGTTCGACCTCACACCGAAGGAAAAGGGCATGAACGGCGCGCTTGCGCGGGCGACCGAGATCCTCGAAGCGACCGAAAATTCGTGGATGCCGCAGCAGTTCGAAAACGCGGCCAATCCCGCGATCCACGCGCGCACCACGGCGCAGGAGATCATCGCGGACTTCGCTGACAGTCCGATCGACGTACTGATCTCGGGCGTCGGCACTGGCGGACACCTGACCGGCTGCGCCGAGGCACTCAAGGCGAAGTGGCCGACAATGAAGGCTTACGCTGTGGAGCCGGAACTTTCGCCGGTAATCAGTGGCGGGCAGCCCGGCCCGCATCCGATCCAGGGCATCGGCGCGGGGTTTATCCCGGAAAACCTGCACACCCAGTCGATCGACGGCGCGATCAAGGTCAGCGCGGAAGATGCCAAGGAAATGGCCCGCCGCAGCGCTGCCGAAGAAGGCCTGCTGGTCGGTATATCGAGCGGCGCAACCCTCGCGGCGATCGCTCAAAAGCTCCCTGAGCTCGCACCAGGCAGCCGCGTGCTCGGCTTTAACTACGATACCGGCGAGCGCTACCTGTCGGTACCCGATTTCCTGCCGGAATGATCGCGAGGCCTGACAAATGAGCGAACTCGAGCGGATCGATTACGCCCACGGCGAGACCCCGTTGACGGGCTACATTGCCCTCCCCTCGGGCACGCCGCGGGCTGCGGTCGTTGTGTTCCCGACGATCATGAATCATGCACCCAACGCGATGCGGCGAATGCCGATGCTGGCTGATGCGGGCTACCTTGCATTCATGGCGGATTTCTATGGCGCACCGGTTCCCGATCGGGCTGCAGCGTTCGCACTCGGATCGGCACTGCGCAACGATGTCGATCACTATCGCGCCCGAATTGCCGCAGCACTCGACACCTTCGCCATGCATCCCGAGCGCGGCAGTTTGCCAATGATGGCGATCGGATACTGCATGGGCGGCCAGGCGGTGCTCGAAGCGGCGCGGATGGGCGCTGACCTTGCGATGGTCGCAAGCTTTCACGGGATCCTGTCCAGCGACCGCCCGGTGGGTGCCGATGATACAATCCGCCCACGCATCCTCGTTTGTCACGGCGACCGGGATCCGCTCGTTCCGCGCGAGCAGGTGGCTGCGTTCGAAGAGGAAATGGACGCGGCCGGGGCCAACTGGCACTTGCACGTCTATTCGGGCGTAAAGCACGGTTTCACCGATCCCGAATCCGACAGCCACAACATGGAAGCGCTGGGCTATAACACCAGCGCCGACCGCCAGAGCTGGGCGGCGATGCTCAGCCTGATGGACGAAATCCTCGGTTAGAAACCGCCGCCGCCTTCGCCCGGCTTGAACCGGATCAGGCGGCTATCGACGAGCGCGGCAGTGCGGTTGACCACGGCCAGCTGGTAGTCGGGATCCTTGATCATTTCGAAGAACGCGGCGCTGTCGGGATATTCGGCTACGAAGCCATCGTCCCAGTGGATCGTCTCCGGCCCGGTCACCATTGCCTGAAATGCGCCACGCCACACGATCTTGCCGCCCACGCGGCGGAAGATCGGGCCGCTCGTCTTGCCGTATTCCTCGTAGGCTCGCCGTCCGCTCCAGCCCTTGTCGGCATTGGGGTGTCCGTTCGGAAATTCGGCGTGCTCGCGATAGTTGAGCAGGTTGAGCATGTGGATCGGTTCATCGCGCGGAAGCGCCTTGAAGGCTTCGAAATTGGCGCGACTGGGATCGATGTAATTGGTCATGTCGCACCTTCGAGGGTGTAATCCTTGAACCGTTCGCGCAGGTCCTTCTTGCTGATCTTGCCGGTCGCGGTGTGCGGGATGTCATCGACGAACTCGACGGCGTCGGGCAGCCACCACTTGGCGACCTTGTCCTTCAGGTAGTCGATCACGTCGCTATCCGAGATCGTTGCGCCTTCCTTGCGAACTACGAACAATACGGGTCGCTCATCCCACTTGGGGTGCGGCATCCCTACGGCAGCGGCTTCGGCCACATCGGGATGCCCGACAGCGGCGTTTTCGAGTTCAACCGAGCTGATCCATTCGCCGCCCGACTTGATCACGTCCTTGGTGCGATCGGTCAGTTGCAGTGTGCCATCGGGATGAAGGATCCCGACATCACCGGTGTCGAACCACCCGTCGGCATCGGTCGCATCCTGCTCTGCCTTGAAATACCGCTTGATGATCCACGGACCGCGGATTTGCAGTGCGCCGCTGGTTTCTCCGTCGCGCGGCAGGACCTTAGTCGGATCGTCGAGATCGATCGTGCGGAGCTCAACCCCGAAAATCGGGCGTCCCTGCTTGGCGGTCGTTTCGACCTTTTCCTCGAAGGTGAGGTTGTCCCAATCTGTGGTCGGACCGCCGACGGTTCCGATCGGGCTGGTTTCGGTCATGCCCCACGCGTGCTGGACGCGGGTGCCGTTCTTCATCAGCCGCTCGATCATGAAGCGCGGCGCGGCAGAGCCGCCGATGGTTGCTGCCCTGAGCTTCGGAAGTTCGAGGTTGTTGGCATCGCAGAATTGGAAATGCGCCAGCCAGACCGTCGGCACGCCCGCGCTATCGGTCACCCCTTCGCGCTTCATCAGTTCGTCGAGCACCGCCGGGTCGTTGACGGCCGAAAACACAAACTTGATGCCCGCCATGGCGCCGGCATACGGCAAGCCCCAGCTGGCGGCATGGAACATCGGTACGACGGGAAGCATCACGCTCGACGGACTGAAGTTGAACGCGGATGTCTGCAACCCTGAAAGCGCATGCAGCACGGTCGAACGATGCTCGTATAGCACACCCTTGGGATTGCCCGTCGTGCCGCTGGTGTAGCACAACATGCAAGGATCGCGCTCGTCGCCTTCGATCCACCGATAATCGCCATCATGGGCAGCAATCCAGTCTTCGAAGCCGGTTACATCCGACCCGGCGGGCGGATCGTAACAGACGTAGTGTTCGACCGTCGGCCAACGGTCGCGCATCCTGTCGACGATGGGCTGAAATGCCGCATCGTAGAGCAGCACACGGTCTTCGGCGTGGTTGACGATGTATTCGAGCTGGTCTTCGAACAGTCGCGGATTGACGGTATGGAGCACCCCGCCCATCCCTGCGACGCCGTACCAGCTGACCAGGTGTCGCGAATGGTTCATCGCCAGGCTTGCGACCCGATCGCCCGGTTCGATCCCGGCAGCATCGAGTGCCTGAGCCAGTTTCAACGCATCGCCGCGAATCCCGGCCCAGGTGGTGCGTGTTTCGGTCCCATCGGCCCAGCGGCTGACGATTTCGCGGGCCCCCGCCTCGCGCGCGGCGTGATCGATCACCCGCGTAACCCGCATCGTCCAGTCCTGCATTGCTCCGAGCATTACTCTCTCCCACTGCTCGTGCCCGTTCGGGCGGCTTGTTGTGGGATCAAGACTGCAATGGAGGGACTATCGGCGCAAGCAAAACCGGTTTGTCAGGCCACAAGCCGAAGTCTCGCCTGTCCGCGTTGTGTGGTCAGTGAAACGTTGACGATACCCTCGATTGCGGCGAGTCGTTCGGCCAGTTCGCCGTCGAGGTGGTAACTCCAGCCGAGCCGCACGATCGGTTCGCGCCCTTCGCCGGTGCGGAGCCGCACGCAAACCTCGCCCCGCCCTTCCGGCCCTGGCGCGAGCTCCATCTTGAGCGCTTCGATCGCCGACGGATCGAACACATCGAGCTTGAGCAGCATCCGTGCGCCGGCCTTCACGTCCTTGAGCGGTCGCGCGCCACGCACCGTTATGCGGGGCGGCTCGTCCGGAGTGGGTGAATCGAGCTCTACGTTGAGCAGTACGCAAGTGCTCTCTTCGGACCATTTCTGGAAGCTGGCGACCAGCCCCTCTTCGAAGCAAGCGGCAGAGAATTGCCCGGTCGCGTCGGAAAAGTCTGCGCGGATGAAGTCGTTACCCTTGCGGGTCTTTCCGCGTGAGACCTTCTCGACCATCGCGGCCATCACTGCCTGAGCGCGACCGCCCGGTGGCGCGCCGCCCTCCATCAACGAGGCATAGCTGCGTGCACCGTTGGCGGACGCGATTTCGCGGAATTGCTGGACTGGATGCGCGGAGAAGTAGAACCCGAACATTTCGCGTTCTTTGCTCATCCGTTCCGAGCGCGACCATTCCTCGACCTCGGCAAGTCGCAGTGTTTCGCCTTCGTGCTCCTCACCACCGAACAGGCCGTGCTGGCCGCTCGAGCGTTCGCGTTCGGCCGCATCGGCGACCGCCATCAGCATCTCGGCATTATCGTGGACCTTGGCGCGATTGGGCTCGAGGTGATCGAGTGCCCCGGCACAGGCCAGCGCTTCGAGCTGGCGCCGGTTCATCGCGCCCGGCGGAATGCGCTCGAACAGCTGCTGAAGGGTGTCGAACCAGCCATGCGCCTCGCGCTCGGCCACAATCGCTTCCATCGCTTTCTCGCCGACGTTTCGCACTCCGGCGAGCGCATAGCGCACGGCATAACCTTCGTCGGTCCGTTCGACGGTGAACTCGGCCTCGGAACGGTTGATATCG
Above is a window of Tsuneonella mangrovi DNA encoding:
- a CDS encoding MFS transporter, coding for MSDAPHPLKIGNFRAYFVARLATTIAVSAQAIIIGWQVYGIARETLDIKQAAFLLGMIGLVQFVPLFLLTPLVGLVADTFERRWIVRGTSALLTINAAVLGFLTWSGALTLPYLFVAAVLVGVARAFSGPAFSALAPNLVPRETLPTAIAVSSIAWQTGTIAGPSVGGVLYAIHPDVAYGAISAMLAFGLLMLFLIGKVPQPPVQKDRHPIHRVIDGFAYVRDNRLVLAAITLDLFVVLLAGATALLPVFARDILHVGADGFGLLAAGMGIGAASGSIWFSIKPMKTEVGLKMLFAVIVFALAILTFGLSRNFWLSFGALVVAGGADMVSVYVRQSLIQLHTPDEMRGRVGAVSMLTISASNELGEAESGIMASILGPVGAVVFGGVAAIGITIAWARLFPELRHARTFDPKDHAHTATN
- the cysK gene encoding cysteine synthase A, giving the protein MKADSVLATIGNTPHIRLSRLFPDHEVWVKSERTNPGGSIKDRIGIAMIEAAEAAGQLKPGGTIVEPTSGNTGIGLAIAAAVKGYKLILVMPDSMSVERRRLMLAYGAQFDLTPKEKGMNGALARATEILEATENSWMPQQFENAANPAIHARTTAQEIIADFADSPIDVLISGVGTGGHLTGCAEALKAKWPTMKAYAVEPELSPVISGGQPGPHPIQGIGAGFIPENLHTQSIDGAIKVSAEDAKEMARRSAAEEGLLVGISSGATLAAIAQKLPELAPGSRVLGFNYDTGERYLSVPDFLPE
- a CDS encoding dienelactone hydrolase family protein, with the translated sequence MSELERIDYAHGETPLTGYIALPSGTPRAAVVVFPTIMNHAPNAMRRMPMLADAGYLAFMADFYGAPVPDRAAAFALGSALRNDVDHYRARIAAALDTFAMHPERGSLPMMAIGYCMGGQAVLEAARMGADLAMVASFHGILSSDRPVGADDTIRPRILVCHGDRDPLVPREQVAAFEEEMDAAGANWHLHVYSGVKHGFTDPESDSHNMEALGYNTSADRQSWAAMLSLMDEILG
- a CDS encoding DUF1330 domain-containing protein, which translates into the protein MTNYIDPSRANFEAFKALPRDEPIHMLNLLNYREHAEFPNGHPNADKGWSGRRAYEEYGKTSGPIFRRVGGKIVWRGAFQAMVTGPETIHWDDGFVAEYPDSAAFFEMIKDPDYQLAVVNRTAALVDSRLIRFKPGEGGGGF
- a CDS encoding long-chain fatty acid--CoA ligase; the protein is MLGAMQDWTMRVTRVIDHAAREAGAREIVSRWADGTETRTTWAGIRGDALKLAQALDAAGIEPGDRVASLAMNHSRHLVSWYGVAGMGGVLHTVNPRLFEDQLEYIVNHAEDRVLLYDAAFQPIVDRMRDRWPTVEHYVCYDPPAGSDVTGFEDWIAAHDGDYRWIEGDERDPCMLCYTSGTTGNPKGVLYEHRSTVLHALSGLQTSAFNFSPSSVMLPVVPMFHAASWGLPYAGAMAGIKFVFSAVNDPAVLDELMKREGVTDSAGVPTVWLAHFQFCDANNLELPKLRAATIGGSAAPRFMIERLMKNGTRVQHAWGMTETSPIGTVGGPTTDWDNLTFEEKVETTAKQGRPIFGVELRTIDLDDPTKVLPRDGETSGALQIRGPWIIKRYFKAEQDATDADGWFDTGDVGILHPDGTLQLTDRTKDVIKSGGEWISSVELENAAVGHPDVAEAAAVGMPHPKWDERPVLFVVRKEGATISDSDVIDYLKDKVAKWWLPDAVEFVDDIPHTATGKISKKDLRERFKDYTLEGAT